The sequence below is a genomic window from Paenibacillus silvisoli.
CAAGCGACGAGGTGGAATCGCTAGAGCAGCTTTACACCGTCTTGCAGCAGCTCATTCGAGGCGGATACTCGCCGTCGGAGCGCGATATCGCCTACGCCTTGGATTTGTCCAAGACGATGCAGGCGGATCAGCTGCTCGATCTCTTCAAAGCGGAAATTACGACCACGTTTAGAGGAAAACCGATTCGGGTAAAAACGATCGGTCAACGGCACTATGTCAAAACGATCAAGAAATTGGACATCGTATTCGGCATTGGCCCGGCCGGTACGGGCAAAACGTATTTGGCCGTCGTGCTCGCCGTTGCCGCGCTGAAGGAAGGCTCCGTGAAACGGATCGTTCTGACGCGTCCGGCTGTCGAAGCGGGCGAAAATCTCGGCTTCCTGCCAGGCGATCTGCAGGAGAAGGTAGACCCGTATTTGCGGCCGCTGTACGATGCGCTGCATGACGTGCTTGGACCCGACCAGACGACGAAGGCGTTCGAGCGCGGGCTGATCGAAGTGGCGCCGCTCGCTTATATGCGGGGGCGGACGCTGGAGGATTCATTCATTATTTTGGACGAAGCGCAGAACACGACGCCGGAGCAGATGAAAATGTTTCTGACGCGGCTCGGATTCGGCTCGAAGATGGTCATTACCGGCGACGTCACCCAGATCGACCTGCCGCGCGGCAAGCGCTCGGGCTTGATCGAAGCGGAACGCATTTTGCGGGATATCCCGGAAATCGGCTTCATCCAGTTTTCCGAACAGGATGTCGTCCGTCATTCGCTTGTTCAAAAAATCATTACCGCTTACAATATCGATGCTGAGGCGCAAATCGAAAGATAAGCGCCAGGGCGTACAGAATCAGGTCTGCGCATGCGGACGCAATCGGTCCGCCGCTGAAGGAAGCCGAAGACGGCCCGGGCGGCGGGCGCGGTACATATAGGGTCCAGAGCGATCGTCTCTGGGTCCCCCTTTGCGGGGGATATCGGGATGCGGAAGTATCCTTAGGGGGATGTGCAGTTTTAGGAGGATATCAACCATGGTAAATCAGCATGCCAACCCGGATGATTCGAAAGCTTCTTCCGGATGGAGTGTATGGAAGCACAGCGCAGCGGTTCGCTGGGTGCTGCTGCTTCTGTTTGTTTTGCTATTTTATTTCTCTCTGGCTCCTCGCCTGCTCCCTGAAACGTACGATATCGAGCTTGGCAAAGCAAGCTACCGCGACATTGAAGCGCCTTTCGAAATCAAGGACGAGAAAGCGACGCTGCAAGCGCAGGAGCTTGCGGCCGATCGGGTTGAGCCGATTTATTCGATCGTGGCGCTCCGCAGCGAAGTGCTGCTGGAGCAAATTTTCGCGCGGATGGAGCAGCTGAACCAGGACGATCAAGTGACGCTGGAAAATAAGGTGTCCATTTACCGGAATGAAATTCCGCAGCTGTACAACGATTATGTGGACCATTTCGTGGCCAACAACCGCGGCAACGGCACCTATAACGACACGCTGCTGGAAGAGATGGCGACTGCGGTCAAGGCCCAGGCGTATCGCATCCCGGAGGAAACCTATTATAAATTGCCGACCTTATCGCCGATTCAATTGAACGACATGCATCAGGTCGGCGTGGCGATCGTCCGCAAGCTGATGAGCGATTCGCTTCGCGAGGCGGAGACGGCGCGGACGAAGGTGGCGGAGCTGGTCAACGCAAGCTCGCTGTCGGAGCGCAAGACGAGGGAAATCGTGCAGGAGCTTGCGAGATACGCGATTATGCCGAACAAGTTCCTCGATAAGGAAGCGACCAATGACGCGAAGGTCGCCGCCAAGGAAAATACGTCCCCTGTCGTGGTGAAGCAAGGCGACTTGATCGTCCGCAAGGGCGAAATGATCACGGAGGAGCTGTATGAGCGGCTTTCGTCCATCGGCGTTCTGAAGACGAAGAAGTCGTACTGGCCGCAGCTCGGTTTGCTGCTCATGTCCGTGCTGTTCCTTATCGTCATTTACAGCTACTTGGAGAAAGCGGGCGGCTTCAACGGAGGCGGGAATACGCGGTATAGCAATACGCAGCTATCGATGCTTCTGCTCATATTCCTGCTTAATATACTGGCGATGCATATCGTGCAGCTGACGCAGACGCAGGAAATGGCGTATGTCGGCTATCTTGCTCCTTCGGCAATGGGCGCGATGCTGATCGTGCTGCTGCTCGACATTCAAATCGCGGTCGTCAGCTCGTTCCTGTTCGCGATTATCGGCAGCGTTATTTTCAACATGGAATCCGGCCGGCTATTCGACTTTAATTATGGTTTTGTGACGGCGGTTATTTCGTTTGCGGCGATTTTCGCCATCCACCGGGCGAGCCAGCGTTCCACGATTTTGAAAGCGGGCATTATGGTCAGCCTGTTCGGTTCGGCTTCGGTGCTCGCGATACTGCTGCTCGGGGAACTGCCGGATAAATCGGAAATGATCATGACGGTGGCGTTCGCGTTTGCCAGCGGCCTGTTGACGGCTATTCTGGTCGTAGGCCTCATGCCGTTCTTCGAAGTGACCTTCGGCATTCTGTCCGCGCTGAAGCTCGTCGAGCTGTCCAATCCGAACCATCCGCTGCTGCGCAAGCTGCTGACGGAAACGCCGGGCACGTACCACCACAGCGTCATGGTCGGCAATTTGTCGGAGGCCGCGGCGGAAGCGATCGGAGCAAACGGACTGTTGTGCCGCGTGGGCTCGTTCTATCACGATATCGGCAAGACGAAGCGTCCAAGTTATTTTATCGAAAATCAGACAAACTATGAGAATCCGCATGATTCGATCGAGCCGAAGCTGAGCAAATCGATCATCATCGCGCATGCGCGCGACGGCGTGGAGATGCTTCGCAACCATAAGCTGCCGAAGCCGATCCGCGATATTGCCGAGCAGCATCACGGCACGACGTGTTTGAAATATTTTTACCATAAGGCTTACAAGTTGGCGGAGGAAGCGGGCGTCGAGCCCGATTTCACCGAGGAAGATTTCCGATATCCCGGGCCGAAGGCGCAGTCGAAGGAAGCGGCGATCGTCGGCATCGCGGATTGCGTGGAAGCGGCCGTCCGAAGCTTGCGGAGCCCGACGGTCGAGCAGGTGGAATCGATGATCCACAAGATCATCAAAAGCCGGCTGGACGACGATCAGTTCAACGAGTGCGATCTGACGCTCAAGGAGCTGGAGAAAATCGCGCAAACGCTGAAAGAAACGGTTATCGGCATTTTCCACTCGCGCATCGAATACCCGGAAGACGTTAAACAAAAGGAGCGGCTGGCATGAGCTTGCAATTGGAATGGAGCAACAATCAAACGAAAATCGATATTCCCGAATCGTTCTACGGCGTGCTGGAGCAGCTGCTGCAGCTGGCGGGCAAAGCGGAAGGCTTGACGGAAGGCGAGGTGGCGCTCACGATCGTGGACGATGAAGAGATTCATCAACTGAATCGAGAGTACCGGAACATCGACCGTCCGACGGACGTGCTTTCGTTCGCGATGCAGGAGGAGACGGACGAGGAGCTCGAAATTATTTACGAGGTCGAGGATGAAAGCGAGCAGGTGCCGTTTGAAGGCATGCTCGGCGACATTATTATTTCGGCCGAACGGGCCAAACTACAAAGCGAAGAGTACGGCCATTCGCTGGAGCGCGAGCTCGGCTTTCTGTTCGTTCACGGCTTTCTGCACTTGATCGGCTACGATCATCAGGACGACGCGAGCGAAGCCGTCATGACGGAGAAGCAGGAAGCGGTCCTTTCGCAGCTGGGCTTAACCCGTTAATGCGGCGGTTACTCCGCAGCTTCGGTTATGCCGGCAGCGGCATCGTCTCGGCCGTTTCCAGCCAAGCCAATATGCAGATCCATGTGGTTTGCGCCGTTATCGTGAATGCGGCCGGGCTGCTGATCGGGCTGTCGCGCATGGAGTGGATCGTCATCATTGCCGCGCAGACGGCGGTGCTTGCCGCAGAGCTGATGAACACGGCCGTCGAGCATGTGGTCGACCTGGTCAGCCCTGAGAAGCATCCGCTGGCCAAGGCGGCCAAGGATACGGCAGCCGGAGGCGTGCTGCTCACCGCAATCGGGGCCGTTATTATCGGCCTGTTTGTGTTTATTCCGCATTTATGATCCTAATCTCATCAAAGGAGCGACATCCATGGCTTCGAATCCGAATCAATTAACGCCGGTATGGGAGCAGCTGCAGAAGCAGGCGGTGGAAGCCGCCAGCCGGGCTTACGTACCGTATTCCAACTTTAGGGTGGGCGCGGCGCTGCTGGATGCGGAAGGCGGGGTTCATTTTGGCTGCAACGTCGAAAACGCTGCCTATAGTCCGACGAACTGCGCGGAGCGTACGGCGCTGTTTCGCGCCATTGCGGACGGCCACCAAGCGGGCTCGTTCGAGGCGATCGCGGTTGTCGGCGACACGGACGGACCGATTACGCCATGCGGCGTATGCCGGCAGGTGCTCGTGGAGCTATGCCCGCCGGACATGCCTGTCATTATGAGCAACATGAAAGGAGATTGGCGCGTCGCGACCGTAGCGGAGCTGCTGCCGGGCGCCTTCTCATCGAATGATTTAACGAAAGCTTAGGGGGCGCAAGCTGCGTCCCGGAAGGGGATAACGGAACAACACATGAATTCATCATCGTCGGGATCGAAAGGATCCAAGCAGAAATACCATTCCGGGTTTGTCGCGATCATCGGCAGACCGAACGTCGGCAAATCGACGTTGATCAATGAGGTTATCGGCCAGAAAATCGCGATTATGTCGGACAAGCCGCAGACGACGCGCAACAAAATTCACGGCGTGTATACGACGGATAACTCGCAAATCGTGTTTCTCGATACGCCGGGCATTCATAAGCCGACGTCCAAGCTCGGCGACTTTATGGTTAAATCGGCCGTCGGCACGCTGGGTGAAGTGGATGCGGCGCTGTTTTTGATCGACGTTTCCGAAGGGCTCGGCGGGGGCGATCGCTTCATTATCGAAGCGCTAAAGAAAGTGAATACGCCGGTGTTCCTCGTCATGAACAAGATCGACAAAATCGAACCGGAAGCGCTGCTGCCGCTCATCGTGCAGTATAAGGACCTGTACGACTTCGCGGAGGTCGTGCCGATTTCCGCGCTGCAGGGCAATAACGTGAATACGCTGCTGAAGGTACTAAGCGGCTATTTGCCGGAAGGTCCGCAATATTATCCGGCCGATCAAGTGACCGACCATCCGGAGCAATTCGTCTGCGCGGAGCTCGTCCGCGAGAAAATTCTTCATCACACCCGCGAGGAGGTGCCGCATTCGATCGCGGTTGCCATCGAAGATATGCGCGTGCAGGAAAATGGCGTCGTTTATATCGGTGCGGTGATCTACGTCGAACGCGATTCCCAGAAAGGGATCGTCATCGGCAAGCAAGGCGCGCTGCTGAAGCAGGTCGGCAAGGAAGCTCGCCGCGATATCGAGACGCTGCTGGGCTCCCGCGTTTTCCTTGAGCTATGGGTGAAAGTGAAGAAGGATTGGCGCAACCAGGATCGGGTGCTTAAAGATCTGGGCTTTAGAAACGACTAACTGCCTTTTTTCCTTTACTTGTCTGGCATAGCGGCGGCGTCTTCATCGCATCCTAATCCGTGAGCAACATTTCTGAGCGCGGAAAGGATGAATACGAATGCGAGATTTTTCGTGGAAGTATTTTACGCTGACCGGGGATGTGGAAGCTTTTATGCTTTACAGGGAGATGGACGAGCAGGCTGCGGCTCAAGAAGCTGCAAGCAGCGAAGAAGAGGGAGAAGCTATACCCGAAGCGGACGGCGGCGTTTAAGCTGCCCGTTTCGCAAGGTTAGGGGAGAGGCGAAGATGCAGTACCGGGTCGAAGGCATTGTCATACGCAGCATTGATTATGGGGAAGGCAACAAAATCATTACGCTGCTCACAAATACGCACGGCAAGGTTGGCATTGTCGTGCGTGGTGCCAAAAAAGTAAAAAGCCGTCACGGATCGCTTGCCCAGCTATTTACGCATGGGGAATTTTTATTTTTCCGGAACAGCGGTTTAGGGACGTTATCGCATGGTGAGATTATCGAATCTCACCATCTTTTGCGTGAGCATTTGGATAAAGCGGCCTATTCTTCTTATGCGGCGGAATTGGTAGACCGGGCGCTGCAGGAGGAGGACACGGGCAATTTTATATACGAGCAGCTCAAGGCATGCTTGGCGGCCTTTAGCGAAGGCAAAGATTTCGTCGTCACGCTCGCGCTGTTCGAGATGAAAATACTTGTCGCGGCAGGGTACGCGCCGGACTTCGATGCTTGCATCTCATGCGGCAATGAGAGCGGTCCCATGGCGCTAAGCGTTCGAGGCGGCGGCATTCTCTGCAGCCGGTGCCGCTACAAGGATATGGAGGCCATCGAGCTGAGCGAAGGAGCGCTGAAGCTGCTGCGGTTGTTCCGGCAGCTCGATATGCGCCGCCTCGGATCGATCGCGGTAAAGGAAGAGACGAAGCAGCAGCTGAAGCACATTATGCGGGCGTTGATGGATACGCATATCGGCTTGCAACTGAAGTCGCGCTCCTTCTTGGATCAGATGGACCGCTATTCGCTTTAATCAGACAGAAGGCAGAAGGGGATGGATGCCGCAGTGGCACCGCAGTCAACGCAGCCCAAACAGTCTACGCCGAAAATATGGTCGCTGACCTGGCCGATCATGATCGAGATGATGCTGCAATTTATGCTGGGCACGGCCGACACGCTCATGGTCAGCCGGATATCGGACGATGCCGTAGCCGTCGTCGGCATATCGAATATGTTTTTCAACGCCGTCATTATATTGTTTACGCTTGTGACAAGCGGCGCCGGCATCTTGATCGCCCAGAAGCTCGGGGCCGGGAAGCAAGGCGATGCGCGTAAAATCGGCATCATGTCCGTATCCATCACCGCGATCATTGGCGTCATTATTAGTGCGCTGCTTATTTATGGGACGCCGTTCTTCGCGGCCGCGCTGCAAGTACCGTTAAATCTTAGAGACCTTTCGCATACATACATGTCCATCGTCGGCGGCGGCATGGTTATTACCGCGCTGAACCTGTCGATGAGCACCGCGGTCGAAATACGGGCAATACCCGTTCGCCGATGTATATCGCGCTGGGCATGAACGCGCTGCATGTCTTCCTGAACTATTGCTTTATTTTCGGCGCGTTCGGGTTCCCTGAATGGGGACTTATGGGCGTCGCGATCTCTACGGTTGTCAGCAGAACGGTTGCTCTCGGCTTCCAGCAGCATCTGTTCCGCCATGCTTTCGGCGCGCCTGTGCTGCTGCGCGAATTCCGCCGTTTCCATGCGAAGCTGCTCAAGGAAGTGATGAAGATCGGCTGGCCGATCAGCGTAAACGGCGCATCGTGGACGTTCTCGCAGGTCGTCATCTTCAGCATCATCGCATCGATGGGCGAGCAGCCGCTTGCCGCGCGCACGTATATGAACACGATGGAGTCGTTCGCCTTCACCTTCGGCTGGTCGCTCGCGCTTGCCGCGCAAATTCAGATCGCGCATCTGTATGGCGCAAGGAAACTAAGGCAAGCCTACTACGGTGCGTATCGCGCTCTTGGGTTCGGCGTGATCGTCGTGCTCGCCAACACGGGTTTACTGCTGCTATTCCGCTCGTCGATTATTTCCACGTTTACTGCGGACCCGTGGATCATCGATATGGCGGTTTCGCTCCTCTGGCTCAATCTGGCGCTGCAGCCCGGCAAAATGCTTAACATGGCACTCGGACAATCGCTTGGCGCTGTCGGCGACTCGCGGCGGGTCATGACCTATTCGCTTCCGAGCATGTGGCTAGTCGCGGTCGGCGTTTCCTATGTGCTGGCGGTGCCGCTGCATTGGGGGCTGTACGGCATTTATGTCGGGATGATCGGCGACGAGTATTTGCGGGGGACGCTATGTTATTTCAGATGGCGGAGACATCGCAAACATCTGCTGCTCGCGGAAGCGTTCCGGGAACCGGCGGCTGTCCGAGGCGCTGGCGCGGATCAAAGCACCGGAGCCGTCCCGTTATAAACAATCGGGGTTAGGCAAGCTCACCGTTGACAGGGCAGGATAGAATTGCTAAGATAGGATATTATGAAAGTGGAACGATGAAGGAGAAAGTAGTCGGGTTCGGTCGTCAGACACCAGCGAGCCGGGGAGCGTGAAAGCCCGGTCGGACGTACGCGATGAAGGGCACTCCGGAGTTTCGGATCGTTTTGGAAAAGCGGGTTTTCGGGCTTTAAACAGCCTTGAAGGCCAAGTAGGGTGGAACCGCGGGAGCGCTCAAGCTTTCGTCCCTACGTCTGACAACAGACGTAGAGGCGGGAGCTTTTTTATATGCCTTTACACTGCCAACTATTCGATAGGAGATGGATGAAGACATGAACTTTCAAAACATGATTTTGACGCTGCAGCAGTTCTGGGCGGAGCAAAATTGCATTCTCGTACAGCCGTACGACACCGAGAAAGGCGCGGGTACGATGAACCCGATGACCTTCCTTCGCTCGATCGGTCCTGAGCCATGGAACGTCGCCTACGTGGAGCCTTCCAGACGTCCGGCGGACGGCCGTTACGGCGAAAACCCGAACCGGTTGTATCAGCATCACCAGTTCCAAGTTATTTTGAAGCCGTCTCCGGACAACATTCAGGAGCTGTATCTGGAAAGCCTGAAGCGTCTTGGCATCGACCCGCTGCACCACGACATCCGTTTCGTTGAAGACAACTGGGAATCCCCAACGCTCGGCGCATGGGGTCTTGGCTGGGAAGTATGGCTGAACGGCATGGAAATTACGCAGTTCACGTATTTCCAACAGGTCGGCGGCATTGATGCCAATCCGGTCGCAGTCGAAATTACGTACGGTATGGAGCGCTTGGCTTCCTACATTCAAGAGAAAGAAAATGTGTTCGATCTGGAGTGGGTGGACGGCGTTACTTACGGCGACGTATTCCTGCAGCCGGAATTCGAACATTCGAAATATACGTTCGAAACGTCCGACACGGCGATGCTGTTCTCGCTGTTCAATATGTACGAGGAAGAAGCGAAGAAAACGATGGAGCATAAGCTCGTTTTCCCGGCTTACGATTACGTCTTGAAATGCTCGCATACGTTCAACCTGCTCGACGCCCGCGGCGCGATCAGCGTAACGGAGCGTACGGGCTACATTATGCGCGTTCGCAACCTTGCCCGCGCCTGCGCGGCAACGTACTTGGAAGAACGCGAGCGTCTTGGCTTCCCGCTGTTGAAGAAAGGAGTGATCGATAATGGCTAAGGACCTGCTGCTGGAAATCGGACTTGAAGAGGTGCCGGCACGTTTCGTACGCGGCGCCATGAATCAACTGAAGGAGAAGACGGCTAAATGGCTGGATGCGGCACGCATCGGTCACGGCGCGGTCGAAGCGTACGCAACGCCTCGCCGCCTTACGGTTCTCGTTCGCGACGTCGAGGAGAAGCAAGCGGACGTGAACGAAGAAGTGAAAGGCCCTTCCCGCAAAATCGCTCTGAACGAACAAGGCGAATGGAGCAAAGCGGCGCTCGGCTTCGCCCGCAGCCAAGGCGTTGCGCCGGAAGATTTCTTCTTTAAAGAGCTTGCCGGCGTCGAATACGTGTACGCCAACAAGAGCAGCATCGGCACGGTAACGAGCGACGTGCTGCCGGAAGGCTTGAACGCCATCATCACATCCATGTCATTCCCGAAAAATATGCGCTGGGGCGGCTACGACCTGCGTTTCGTCCGTCCGATCCGCTGGCTGGTCGCGCTGTTCGGCGAAGAAGTCGTACCGCTTGAGATTACGGCCGTCCAAAGCGGCAAGCAGTCGCGCGGCCATCGTTTCCTGGGCAGCGATACGATCATTGCCGAGCCTTCGCAATACGTGGAGCGCCTGAGAGAGCAGCAAGTAATCGTGGATACCGCCGAGCGCGAGGCGCTGATCGTGTCCCAGATCAATGCGCTTGCCGCCGAGAAGGGCTGGCAAATCGCCATTAAAGAAGATCTTCTGGAGGAAGTCGTCTTCCTCGTCGAATATCCGAACGTTCTGTTCGGAACGTTTGACCCTTCGTTCCTGAACATCCCGCAGGAAGTGCTGATTACGTCGATGAGAGAGCATCAGCGCTACTTCCCGGTTCTGGACGACAATGGCAAGCTGCTTCCGTTCTTCGTTACGGTGCGCAACGGCGACCTGACGTCGATCGAGTCCGTTGCCAAAGGCAACGAGAAGGTGCTTCGCGCACGTCTGTCGGATGCGAAGTTTTTCTATGCGGAAGACCAGAAGCTTGCGATCGCGGACGCGCTTGCGAAGCTCGAAACGATCGTATATCACGAGGAGCTCGGCACGGTAGCGGAGAAAGTGCGCCGCATCGTCGCGACGACGGAGAAGCTGGCGCAGGTGCTTAGCGCGGATGCGCAGACAGCTACGGACGCTGCCCGTACGGCGGCGATTTGCAAATTCGATTTGGTTACTCAAATGGTCTATGAATTCCCTGAGCTTCAAGGCATCATGGGCGAAGATTATGCACGCAAAGCAGGCGAGAGCGAAGCCGTCGCGAAAGCGATCAACGAGCACTATCAGCCTCGTTTCGCCGGCGACCGCGCGCCAGCGTCTTTGGTCGGCGCGCTGGTCAGCATCGCGGACAAAATCGACACCATCGTCGGCTGCTTCTCGATCGGCATTTTGCCGACCGGCTCGCAGGACCCTTACGCGCTGCGCCGTCAAGCGGCCGGCATCGTGCAAATCGTGCTCGCGCATGGCTTGAAGCTTCCGCTCAGCACGCTGTTCGATTTGTCGCTTGAGGTACATGGCGCGCGGACGATGAAACGCGATGCGGCCGAGATCCGTAAAGACCTTTATGAATTTTTCTCGCTGCGCGTGAAAAACGTGCTGACCGAGCAAAGCGTACGTTACGACGCCGTCGATGCGGTTATGGCCGTCGGTTATGACGATCTGCGCCAAACGGTCGATCGTGCCGCTGCGGTAATGGCCGCTGCCGCAGGCGAGCGCCGCGAAGAATTCAAAACCGTTGTCGACGCGCTTACCCGCGTGTGCAACCTTGCGGCGAAAGCAGCGTCAAAAGAAGTGAGCGAGTCGTTGTTCGCGGACGATGCGGAAGGCAATCTGTACCGCGCTTGGTCCCAGGTGCAAGCCGACATCCCTGCTTTGGTTGAAGAAGGCCGTACTGCCGAGGCGCTCGTTAAACTCGCTGGGTTGAAAGATCCGATCAACGCGTACTTCGACAAAGTCATGGTTATGGCCGAAGACGAAGCGATCCGCGCGAACCGGCTTGCGACGCTTGCGGCCATCGCGGGCAGCGTCACGAAAGTGGCGGATTTCAGCAAGCTGGTATGGTAGTGTCAAGACACATCCATTAGGGAGGGAATGAACATGGCTACGGACACGCAGCCTGAAGTGATTATTTACGTCGTTTCCGATTCCGCCGGCGATACCGGCGAGCTGGTCGTCAGGGCTGCCGTAGCCCAGTTTCATCCCATCAACGCGGACATCCGCCGGGCGCCGTTCGTTCATGACGAAACGTCGCTCGAACGGTTCGTGCTGCTGGCCAAGGAACAAGGCGCGATCATGCTGTACACGCTCGTCATACCGGGACTGCGCGAACGAATGGTCGAGTTTGCGGAGATCCATCAAGTGACCGCGATCGATTTGCTCGGTTCGCTTATTTCAAGCCTCGAGGAGAAGACGGGCCGCAAATCGCGTCAGGAGCCGGGCTTGAACCATGTGCTCGACGAGAACTATTTCCGCAAAGTAGAGGCCGTCGAATTCGCCGTCAAGTACGACGACATGCGCGATACGACGGGCATATTGAAAGCGGATATCGTTCTTGTCGGCGTATCGCGGACGTCGAAGACGCCGCTGTCCATGTATTTGGCCCATAAGCAGTACAAGGTCGCGAACGTGCCGCTTATGCCGGAGCTTGACCCGCCGGACGAGTTGTTTCAAATTCCGAAGGAAAAGGTCGTCGGCTTAACGATCAACATCGACTACTTGAACGGAATCCGCAAGGAACGGTTGAAGGCGCTCGGCTTGCCTGACAGCGCCGCCTATGCGACGACGGCTAGAATCGAGCGGGAGCTCAACTATGCGGCCCAAATAACCGACCGGATCGGCTGCATGGTGATCGACGTTTCCCATCGGGCCGTCGAAGAAACCGCGAGCTTGATTCTGGAATACATTGAATCCAATTGATGTCCGGATGGGTGCAGGATTTTTTGGTTATTTGCCGTATATAATAGTACGGTAGTTACAAGAAGATGCGGTGATGCAGGCAATGACGGCAATACCAACGATTGTAGTAGATGCTG
It includes:
- a CDS encoding HD family phosphohydrolase, with the translated sequence MVNQHANPDDSKASSGWSVWKHSAAVRWVLLLLFVLLFYFSLAPRLLPETYDIELGKASYRDIEAPFEIKDEKATLQAQELAADRVEPIYSIVALRSEVLLEQIFARMEQLNQDDQVTLENKVSIYRNEIPQLYNDYVDHFVANNRGNGTYNDTLLEEMATAVKAQAYRIPEETYYKLPTLSPIQLNDMHQVGVAIVRKLMSDSLREAETARTKVAELVNASSLSERKTREIVQELARYAIMPNKFLDKEATNDAKVAAKENTSPVVVKQGDLIVRKGEMITEELYERLSSIGVLKTKKSYWPQLGLLLMSVLFLIVIYSYLEKAGGFNGGGNTRYSNTQLSMLLLIFLLNILAMHIVQLTQTQEMAYVGYLAPSAMGAMLIVLLLDIQIAVVSSFLFAIIGSVIFNMESGRLFDFNYGFVTAVISFAAIFAIHRASQRSTILKAGIMVSLFGSASVLAILLLGELPDKSEMIMTVAFAFASGLLTAILVVGLMPFFEVTFGILSALKLVELSNPNHPLLRKLLTETPGTYHHSVMVGNLSEAAAEAIGANGLLCRVGSFYHDIGKTKRPSYFIENQTNYENPHDSIEPKLSKSIIIAHARDGVEMLRNHKLPKPIRDIAEQHHGTTCLKYFYHKAYKLAEEAGVEPDFTEEDFRYPGPKAQSKEAAIVGIADCVEAAVRSLRSPTVEQVESMIHKIIKSRLDDDQFNECDLTLKELEKIAQTLKETVIGIFHSRIEYPEDVKQKERLA
- a CDS encoding PhoH family protein, giving the protein MPNEFKVARIPLANAAEGLALFGPQDKYLRLVQQQTSADIMSRDAEIAISGPSDEVESLEQLYTVLQQLIRGGYSPSERDIAYALDLSKTMQADQLLDLFKAEITTTFRGKPIRVKTIGQRHYVKTIKKLDIVFGIGPAGTGKTYLAVVLAVAALKEGSVKRIVLTRPAVEAGENLGFLPGDLQEKVDPYLRPLYDALHDVLGPDQTTKAFERGLIEVAPLAYMRGRTLEDSFIILDEAQNTTPEQMKMFLTRLGFGSKMVITGDVTQIDLPRGKRSGLIEAERILRDIPEIGFIQFSEQDVVRHSLVQKIITAYNIDAEAQIER
- a CDS encoding MATE family efflux transporter, translated to MYIALGMNALHVFLNYCFIFGAFGFPEWGLMGVAISTVVSRTVALGFQQHLFRHAFGAPVLLREFRRFHAKLLKEVMKIGWPISVNGASWTFSQVVIFSIIASMGEQPLAARTYMNTMESFAFTFGWSLALAAQIQIAHLYGARKLRQAYYGAYRALGFGVIVVLANTGLLLLFRSSIISTFTADPWIIDMAVSLLWLNLALQPGKMLNMALGQSLGAVGDSRRVMTYSLPSMWLVAVGVSYVLAVPLHWGLYGIYVGMIGDEYLRGTLCYFRWRRHRKHLLLAEAFREPAAVRGAGADQSTGAVPL
- a CDS encoding YqzL family protein codes for the protein MRDFSWKYFTLTGDVEAFMLYREMDEQAAAQEAASSEEEGEAIPEADGGV
- the ybeY gene encoding rRNA maturation RNase YbeY; translation: MSLQLEWSNNQTKIDIPESFYGVLEQLLQLAGKAEGLTEGEVALTIVDDEEIHQLNREYRNIDRPTDVLSFAMQEETDEELEIIYEVEDESEQVPFEGMLGDIIISAERAKLQSEEYGHSLERELGFLFVHGFLHLIGYDHQDDASEAVMTEKQEAVLSQLGLTR
- a CDS encoding diacylglycerol kinase family protein; this encodes MRRLLRSFGYAGSGIVSAVSSQANMQIHVVCAVIVNAAGLLIGLSRMEWIVIIAAQTAVLAAELMNTAVEHVVDLVSPEKHPLAKAAKDTAAGGVLLTAIGAVIIGLFVFIPHL
- the cdd gene encoding cytidine deaminase; its protein translation is MASNPNQLTPVWEQLQKQAVEAASRAYVPYSNFRVGAALLDAEGGVHFGCNVENAAYSPTNCAERTALFRAIADGHQAGSFEAIAVVGDTDGPITPCGVCRQVLVELCPPDMPVIMSNMKGDWRVATVAELLPGAFSSNDLTKA
- the glyQ gene encoding glycine--tRNA ligase subunit alpha yields the protein MNFQNMILTLQQFWAEQNCILVQPYDTEKGAGTMNPMTFLRSIGPEPWNVAYVEPSRRPADGRYGENPNRLYQHHQFQVILKPSPDNIQELYLESLKRLGIDPLHHDIRFVEDNWESPTLGAWGLGWEVWLNGMEITQFTYFQQVGGIDANPVAVEITYGMERLASYIQEKENVFDLEWVDGVTYGDVFLQPEFEHSKYTFETSDTAMLFSLFNMYEEEAKKTMEHKLVFPAYDYVLKCSHTFNLLDARGAISVTERTGYIMRVRNLARACAATYLEERERLGFPLLKKGVIDNG
- the recO gene encoding DNA repair protein RecO produces the protein MQYRVEGIVIRSIDYGEGNKIITLLTNTHGKVGIVVRGAKKVKSRHGSLAQLFTHGEFLFFRNSGLGTLSHGEIIESHHLLREHLDKAAYSSYAAELVDRALQEEDTGNFIYEQLKACLAAFSEGKDFVVTLALFEMKILVAAGYAPDFDACISCGNESGPMALSVRGGGILCSRCRYKDMEAIELSEGALKLLRLFRQLDMRRLGSIAVKEETKQQLKHIMRALMDTHIGLQLKSRSFLDQMDRYSL
- a CDS encoding MATE family efflux transporter — translated: MDAAVAPQSTQPKQSTPKIWSLTWPIMIEMMLQFMLGTADTLMVSRISDDAVAVVGISNMFFNAVIILFTLVTSGAGILIAQKLGAGKQGDARKIGIMSVSITAIIGVIISALLIYGTPFFAAALQVPLNLRDLSHTYMSIVGGGMVITALNLSMSTAVEIRAIPVRRCISRWA
- the era gene encoding GTPase Era — translated: MNSSSSGSKGSKQKYHSGFVAIIGRPNVGKSTLINEVIGQKIAIMSDKPQTTRNKIHGVYTTDNSQIVFLDTPGIHKPTSKLGDFMVKSAVGTLGEVDAALFLIDVSEGLGGGDRFIIEALKKVNTPVFLVMNKIDKIEPEALLPLIVQYKDLYDFAEVVPISALQGNNVNTLLKVLSGYLPEGPQYYPADQVTDHPEQFVCAELVREKILHHTREEVPHSIAVAIEDMRVQENGVVYIGAVIYVERDSQKGIVIGKQGALLKQVGKEARRDIETLLGSRVFLELWVKVKKDWRNQDRVLKDLGFRND